A window from Mus caroli chromosome 2, CAROLI_EIJ_v1.1, whole genome shotgun sequence encodes these proteins:
- the LOC110289586 gene encoding olfactory receptor 4C15-like: protein MQNQTIVTEFILLGLSQNPKVEKLLFVIFFLLYLATIGGNMTIVVTIASSPVLLGSPMYFFLAFLSLLDACVSSIVTPKMIIDLFYKRKTISFECCIMQVFSIHFFSAVEVIILAAMAYDRYVAICKPLHYSSIMNRRLCGILVGVAFVGGFLHSIIQIIFTLQLPFCGPNFIDHFICDLFPLLKLACTDTHIFVILVFANSGSICIIIFSFLLVSYVVILFSLRTHSSEGRRKALSTCGSHITVVVLFFVPCILIYARPTSPFSLEKYVFIFADVLTPLLNPVVYTFRNKEMKNAIRKMWRSLLVAPDILK from the coding sequence ATGCAAAACCAGACCATTGTCACTGAGTTCATACTCCTGGGACTTTCACAAAACCCAAAAGTTGAGAAGCTcctatttgttatatttttcttgctCTATCTTGCAACAATTGGAGGCAACATGACAATTGTGGTGACCATTGCTTCGAGTCCTGTGTTGCTGGGTTCCCCTATGTACTTCTTCTTGGCATTCTTGTCCTTATTGGATGCATGTGTCTCCTCTATTGTCACACCCAAGATGATTATAGATTTATTCTATAAGAGAAAGACCATCTCCTTTGAATGTTGCATAATGCAAGTGTTTTCTATCCACTTCTTCAGTGCTGTGGAGGTGATCATTCTAGCAGCTATGgcttatgaccgctatgtggccatttgTAAGCCCTTGCACTACTCTTCAATTATGAACAGGAGGCTCTGTGGCATCCTAGTGGGGGTAGCCTTTGTCGGGGGATTTTTGCATTCCATCATACAAATTATCTTCACTTTGCAGTTGCCTTTTTGTGGACCCAATTTTATTGATCATTTCATATGTGACTTGTTCCCATTGCTGAAGCTTGCttgcactgacacacacatatttgtaattttagTGTTTGCTAACAGTGGGTCTATCTGCAtcattatcttttcctttttacttGTTTCCTACGTTGTCATCTTGTTCTCTCTGAGAACCCACAGTTCTGAAGGGAGACGTAAAGCTCTCTCTACCTGTGGGTCCCACATTACtgttgtggttttgttcttcGTTCCATGCATATTGATATATGCACGACCTACATCTCCATTCTCTTTggagaaatatgtatttatatttgctGATGTCTTGACACCTTTACTCAATCCTGTGGTTTACACTTTCAGGAATAAGGAAATGAAGAATGCCATCAGGAAAATGTGGAGAAGTTTATTAGTGGCTCCTGACATATTAAAATAA